Proteins encoded together in one Eublepharis macularius isolate TG4126 chromosome 2, MPM_Emac_v1.0, whole genome shotgun sequence window:
- the DLST gene encoding dihydrolipoyllysine-residue succinyltransferase component of 2-oxoglutarate dehydrogenase complex, mitochondrial: MTMKLRCPSELHRRELNFVETDEWTTASMTYHTLFLGCTKFSMSTVLSISRCQGPVYANSKQHLVNGSSVFTVRYFRTSTACREDIVTVNTPAFAESVTEGDVRWEKAVGDTVSEDEVVCEIETDKTSVQVPAPAAGVIEALLVPDGGKVEGGTPLFKLRKSGAAPAKAKPPAAAPSAPAPEPVAPAAAAAAPPPAAPIPTTMPPVPPVSTLPIDAKPVSAVKPAAAPAAAPAVEPGASKGVRSEHRVKMNRMRQRIAQRLKEAQNTCAMLTTFNEVDMSNIQEMRARHKETFLKKHNLKLGFMSAFVKAAAFALQDQPSVNAVIDDTTKEIVYREYVDISVAVATPRGLVVPVIRNVETMTFADIERSISELGEKARKNELAIEDMDGGTFTISNGGVFGSLFGTPIINPPQSAILGMHGIFDRPVAVGGKAEVRPMMYVALTYDHRLIDGREAVTFLRKIKAVVEDPRVLLLDL, translated from the exons ATGACAATGAAACTGAGGTGCCCCAGTGAACTCCATAGAAGAGAGTTAAATTTTGTTGAAACAGATGAGTGGACAACCGCATCCATGACGTATCACACACTGTTCTTGGGGTGTACTAAGTTTAGTATGTCAACAGTTTTGA GTATTTCTCGATGCCAGGGACCAGTTTATGCCAACAGCAAGCAACATTT AGTAAATGGCTCCAGTGTCTTCACTGTCCGTTATTTCAGAACTTCCACAGCGTGTA GGGAAGACattgttacagtgaacacaccaGCATTTGCAgaatcagtcacagagggagATGTCAGGTGGGAGAAAG CTGTGGGAGACACAGTATCAGAAGATGAAGTGGTGTGTGAGATAGAAACAGACAAG ACGTCTGTGCAGGTtccagctccagcagctggtgtaaTTGAAGCGCTTCTGGTCCCTGATGGAGGGAAAGTGGAAGGAGGAACACCTCTGTTCAAACTCAGGAAAAGCGGAG CTGCACCTGCTAAGGCAAAACCACCAGCAGCGGCACCTTCAGCCCCTGCCCCTGAGCCAGTtgctcctgcagctgctgctgctgcaccaccCCCTGCAGCACCAATTCCCACTACGATGCCTCCTGTGCCCCCTGTGTCAACATTGCCTATTGATGCTAAACCAG TGTCTGCAGTAAagccagcagcagctccagcagctGCTCCTGCTGTGGAACCTGGGGCCAGCAAGGGTGTCAGATCGGAGCACAGG GTGAAAATGAACAGGATGCGTCAGCGTATTGCTCAGCGCCTAAAAGAGGCTCAAAATACATGTGCCATGCTGACCACCTTTAATGAAGTTGACATGAG TAACATCCAAGAAATGAGAGCTCGGCACAAAGAAACCTTCCTGAAGAAGCACAATCTGAAGCTTGGCTTTATGTCTGCCTTTGTGAAAGCTGCAGCCTTTGCCTTGCAAGATCAGCCTAGTGTGAACGCAG TGATTGATGATACAACCAAAGAGATCGTGTACAGGGAATACGTGGATATCAGCGTTGCTGTTGCAACTCCTAGG GGCCTTGTGGTGCCAGTGATCAGAAATGTAGAAACAATGACCTTTGCTGATATCGAACGAAGCATCAGCGAGCTGGGAGAGAAG GCACGAAAAAATGAGCTTGCCATTGAGGATATGGATGGTGGCACATTCACCATCAGCAATGGCGGTGTATTTGGATCCCTTTTTGGGACACCCATCATCAACCCCCCTCAGTCAGCTATCTTGGGCATGCATGGCATCTTTGATAGACCTGTTGCAGTTGGAGGCAAA GCTGAGGTGCGACCAATGATGTATGTGGCACTGACATATGACCACCGGTTGATAGATGGCAGAGAGGCAGTGACTTTCCTGCGTAAGATCAAGGCTGTGGTGGAAGATCCTCGTGTGCTGCTGCTTGATCTGTAG
- the PROX2 gene encoding prospero homeobox protein 2, whose translation MAYRPEEKCPALLIVTYCVEMGNRSFSWYGVFAILLGSGIFKEEKGMHRNNVSDPYDYSPISRHVDGQNGEPCIERGHFFPPPSYYASVISHLLSQPDANSELEPNFLLPSLQNTERLFQSSGNKTFSKEASTLSQLPLYGMSNSSQFHNEHLQAKRARVENIIRGMSILPNSIVPDTFGESDEHHTEKEKNYRESKRKQKPPHQQSPHETPLARPGKISIQSDECLQLKKQLHLLQHQLKQLGKKFLQPCELSDSSPCQGSMGKAMYLLKEKLGQSLDNSSQAIVSNQLQDLSWKNISKTEGSKLSEKEAAVTDSHILTSEDSTLSEILKHELIQVVTQAVDSVLKKVLPDSPDLPSQMCNAPPVTVSSTGREFSGAGEKISRKWLPKFSSHKASTSRITEKPPGFPTYPISSKMERRSQANCPLIMTSEVQGNGIISQMLLCSQNGPWGNTPRMASSPESLDVPWQPIKLKSSIMRHQRHPVSLKLSEMESFASLAASKAEFSEMHGAVNEIPFPSTHIQEALTPGHLRKAKLMFFFTRYPTSSLLKAYFLDVQFTRCVTSQLIKWFSNFREFYYIQMEKFARQAFLDGITDPNDLIVSRDSELFRTLNTHYNKGNDFEVPDGFLDVASLTLREFFGAIKGGKDLDPSWKKPIYKIISKLDGKIPDTFKSSSCLQEAIQG comes from the exons ATGGCCtacaggcctgaagaaaaatgcccTGCCCTTCTCATAGTGACTtattgtgtggaaatgggcaacagaagcttttcatggtatggag TGTTTGCTATTTTATTGGGTTCTGGGATTTTCAAAGAAGAAAAAGGCATGCATAGGAACAATGTCTCTGACCCATATGATTACAGTCCTATTTCAAGACATGTGGATGGACAGAATGGAGAACCTTGCATTGAAAGAGGCCATTTCTTTCCTCCTCCGTCATACTATGCTTCTGTAATATCACATCTGCTTAGTCAGCCGGATGCCAACAGTGAACTAGAGCCAAACTTTCTTCTCCCTTCCTTGCAGAACACTGAACGGCTATTCCAAAGCAGTGGGAACAAGACATTTTCCAAGGAAGCGTCTACTCTTAGTCAATTGCCCCTCTATGGGATGAGTAACTCTAGTCAGTTCCATAATGAACATCTGCAAGCTAAGAGGGCCAGAGTGGAAAATATTATCCGGGGCATGAGTATCTTGCCAAACTCTATTGTACCTGATACCTTTGGGGAATCAGATGAACAccacacagagaaagaaaagaactACAGAGAGAGTAAGAGAAAGCAGAAACCCCCTCATCAGCAAAGTCCACACGAAACACCTCTGGCAAGACCTGGCAAAATCAGCATCCAATCAGATGAATGTCTCCAACTGAAAAAGCAGCTCCATCTTTTGCAGCATCAGTTGAAGCAACTTGGAAAGAAGTTCCTTCAGCCGTGCGAACTCAGTGATTCCAGTCCTTGCCAAGGAAGTATGGGAAAAGCTATGTACTTGCTGAAGGAGAAGTTGGGACAAAGTTTGGATAACAGCAGTCAAGCCATTGTAAGTAACCAGCTCCAAGATCTTTCATGGAAAAACATCTCAAAGACAGAAGGCTCCAAATTGTCAGAAAAAGAAGCTGCAGTGACAGATTCCCATATTCTGACCTCAGAAGACAGTACGCTTTCAGAGATATTAAAGCATGAATTAATCCAGGTGGTGACACAAGCCGTGGACTCTGTTTTGAAAAAAGTCTTGCCTGATTCACCAGACCTCCCATCCCAAATGTGCAACGCCCCCCCAGTGACAGTATCGTCTACAGGAAGAGAATTTAGTGGTGCTGGAGAAAAGATCTCCAGAAAATGGCTTCCTAAATTTTCTTCCCATAAAGCTTCCACATCACGAATCACagaaaaacctccaggatttcCAACTTATCCCATCAGCTCAAAAATGGAGAGAAGATCACAAGCGAATTGTCCCTTGATCATGACTTCTGAAGTTCAAGGAAATGGTATTATTAGCCAAATGCTACTATGTAGTCAAAATGGTCCCTGGGGCAACACTCCAAGAATGGCATCTTCTCCAGAATCTTTAGATGTGCCCTGGCAACCAATCAAATTGAAGTCCTCTATCATGCGACACCAACGACATCCAGTGTCCTTAAAATTGTCTGAAATGGAAAGTTTCGCCTCTCTTGCCGCTTCAAAAGCAGAGTTTTCTGAAATGCATGGTGCAGTCAATGAGATTCCTTTCCCCTCAACTCAT ATTCAGGAAGCCTTGACCCCTGGCCACCTGAGAAAGGCTAAGCTGATGTTCTTCTTTACTCGCTACCCCACATCTTCTCTGCTGAAAGCCTACTTCCTTGATGTTCAG TTCACCCGCTGTGTCACCTCCCAGCTCATCAAATGGTTCAGCAATTTCCGTGAGTTTTACTACATCCAGATGGAAAAGTTTGCCAGGCAAGCCTTCTTAGATGGAATCACTGATCCCAATGACCTCATTGTTTCAAGGGACTCTGAGCTCTTCCGCACTCTCAATACACACTACAACAAAGGGAATGATTTTGAG GTTCCTGATGGCTTCTTGGATGTTGCCAGCCTGACCCTTCGGGAATTCTTTGGTGCTATCAAGGGAGGCAAGGACTTAGATCCTTCCTGGAAGAAACCAATTTACAAAATAATTTCCAAACTAGATGGCAAGATCCCAGATACATTCAAATCTTCTAGTTGCCTCCAGGAGGCAATCCAGGGTTAA